In Notamacropus eugenii isolate mMacEug1 chromosome 1, mMacEug1.pri_v2, whole genome shotgun sequence, one genomic interval encodes:
- the TCFL5 gene encoding transcription factor-like 5 protein isoform X3: MSGPAPREPHTSTPQAAAAAASASAAAVGGAAASDPAPAAEGPSNDTSFGEQGLSFTTTDLNLVEMTEIEYTQLQHILYSHMEAQANEGELETRLNSAFFSASNPSSQAQYQSSSSASQPSYSSSSTGSQSVYPVICQSGLASDGSFVGSNQCLGHIDFQELRMMLLSESNLPVTVANQVEKTPNSSSVEVTGHSVVRVKHGENVGGPNKENIAVENLAPVPETRSKSAVRVRLEDRFNSIQTEIPRCQEPQESGVTLNNLVTLIRHPSELMNVPLHQQQNKCTTLVKNKTAAATTALQFTYPLFTANACSTAGNSNLSQTQSSSNSCSILEAAKHQDIGLPRAFSFCYQQEIESTKQTLGSRNKPLPEQVWIKVGEEALCKQAINKRNRSRMRQLDTNVERRALGEIQNVGESQSTTTSQGAWQSTESTQSSLGDQTQSGQQGGRSQRRERHNRMERDRRRRIRICCDELNLLVPFCNAETDKATTLQWTTAFLKYIQERHGDSLKKGSAATDVNMDISTDAEA; encoded by the exons ATGTCCGGTCCGGCCCCCCGAGAGCCCCACACGTCCACCCCCCAGGCTGCGGCTGCTGCTGCTTCGGCCTCGGCTGCTGCAGTCGGCGGCGCCGCTGCTTCCGACCCCGCCCCCGCGGCCGAGGGCCCTTCCAATGACACTTCGTTCGGGGAGCAGGGCCTGAGCTTCACCACCACCGACCTCAACCTGGTGGAGATGACGGAGATCGAGTACACCCAGCTGCAGCACATCCTCTATTCGCACATGGAGGCCCAGGCCAATGAGGGGGAGCTGGAAACCCGGCTGAATTCCGCCTTCTTCTCTGCAAGCAACCCCTCGAGCCAGGCTCAGTACCAGTCCTCCAGCAGCGCCAGCCAGCCCAGCTACTCCTCCAGCAGCACGGGGAGCCAGTCCGTGTATCCAGTCATCTGCCAGTCAGGCCTGGCTTCTGACGGCAGCTTTGTGGGCTCAAACCAGTGTCTGGGACACATTGATTTCCAAGAGCTGAGAATGATGCTGCTCAGTGAATCCAATTTACCTGTGACAGTTGCCAACCAGGTAGAGAAAACACCCAACAGTAGCTCTGTAGAGGTCACTGGCCACAGTGTGGTAAGAGTTAAACATGGAGAAAATGTTGGTGGaccaaataaagaaaatatagctGTTGAAAATCTGGCTCCCGTGCCAGAAACCAGATCTAAATCTGCAGTCCGAGTTCGGCTGGAAGACAGATTCAACAGTATCCAGACAGAAATTCCCAGGTGCCAAGAGCCTCAGGAATCTGGAGTTACTCTTAACAA TTTGGTAACCCTTATTCGACATCCATCTGAACTAATGAATGTTCCTCTTCATCAGCAGCAAAACAAATGTACCACATTAGTGAAAAATaaaactgctgctgctactactgctttGCAATTTACATACCCATTATTTACTGCAAATGCCTGTTCTACTGCTGGGAATTCTAATCTTTCACAAACACAG AGTTCTAGTAACTCATGTTCTATACTTGAAGCTGCCAAACATCAAGATATTGGGTTACCCAGAGCATTTTCTTTCTGTTACCAGCAAGAAATTGAATCTACTAAACAGACTTTAGGCAGTAGAAACAAGCCTTTACCTGAGCAGGTTTGGATTAAAGTAGGAG AAGAAGCGTTATGTAAACAagcaataaataaaagaaatcgCAGTCGAATGCGTCAGTTGGACACAAATGTAGAAAGAAGAGCTCTTGGTGAAATTCAAAATGTAGGAGAAAGCCAAAGCACCACAACTTCACAGGGTGCTTGGCAATCTACAGAATCCACGCAATCAAGCCTAGGCGACCAGACACAAAGTGGGCAGCAGGGTGGACGCTCTCAGCGCAGGGAGAGGCACAATCGAATGGAAAGAGATAGAAG GCGCAGAATTCGGATTTGTTGTGATGAATTGAATCTTCTAGTTCCATTCTGCAATGCTGAGACTGATAAGGCAACAACTTTGCAGTGGACAACAGCATTCCTAAAATATATTCAGGAAAGACATGGAGATTCTCTGAAGAAG
- the TCFL5 gene encoding transcription factor-like 5 protein isoform X2 yields MSGPAPREPHTSTPQAAAAAASASAAAVGGAAASDPAPAAEGPSNDTSFGEQGLSFTTTDLNLVEMTEIEYTQLQHILYSHMEAQANEGELETRLNSAFFSASNPSSQAQYQSSSSASQPSYSSSSTGSQSVYPVICQSGLASDGSFVGSNQCLGHIDFQELRMMLLSESNLPVTVANQVEKTPNSSSVEVTGHSVVRVKHGENVGGPNKENIAVENLAPVPETRSKSAVRVRLEDRFNSIQTEIPRCQEPQESGVTLNNLVTLIRHPSELMNVPLHQQQNKCTTLVKNKTAAATTALQFTYPLFTANACSTAGNSNLSQTQSSSNSCSILEAAKHQDIGLPRAFSFCYQQEIESTKQTLGSRNKPLPEQVWIKVGEALCKQAINKRNRSRMRQLDTNVERRALGEIQNVGESQSTTTSQGAWQSTESTQSSLGDQTQSGQQGGRSQRRERHNRMERDRRRRIRICCDELNLLVPFCNAETDKATTLQWTTAFLKYIQERHGDSLKKEFESVFCGKTGRRLKLTRPDSLVTCPVQENLQNSPAMEIK; encoded by the exons ATGTCCGGTCCGGCCCCCCGAGAGCCCCACACGTCCACCCCCCAGGCTGCGGCTGCTGCTGCTTCGGCCTCGGCTGCTGCAGTCGGCGGCGCCGCTGCTTCCGACCCCGCCCCCGCGGCCGAGGGCCCTTCCAATGACACTTCGTTCGGGGAGCAGGGCCTGAGCTTCACCACCACCGACCTCAACCTGGTGGAGATGACGGAGATCGAGTACACCCAGCTGCAGCACATCCTCTATTCGCACATGGAGGCCCAGGCCAATGAGGGGGAGCTGGAAACCCGGCTGAATTCCGCCTTCTTCTCTGCAAGCAACCCCTCGAGCCAGGCTCAGTACCAGTCCTCCAGCAGCGCCAGCCAGCCCAGCTACTCCTCCAGCAGCACGGGGAGCCAGTCCGTGTATCCAGTCATCTGCCAGTCAGGCCTGGCTTCTGACGGCAGCTTTGTGGGCTCAAACCAGTGTCTGGGACACATTGATTTCCAAGAGCTGAGAATGATGCTGCTCAGTGAATCCAATTTACCTGTGACAGTTGCCAACCAGGTAGAGAAAACACCCAACAGTAGCTCTGTAGAGGTCACTGGCCACAGTGTGGTAAGAGTTAAACATGGAGAAAATGTTGGTGGaccaaataaagaaaatatagctGTTGAAAATCTGGCTCCCGTGCCAGAAACCAGATCTAAATCTGCAGTCCGAGTTCGGCTGGAAGACAGATTCAACAGTATCCAGACAGAAATTCCCAGGTGCCAAGAGCCTCAGGAATCTGGAGTTACTCTTAACAA TTTGGTAACCCTTATTCGACATCCATCTGAACTAATGAATGTTCCTCTTCATCAGCAGCAAAACAAATGTACCACATTAGTGAAAAATaaaactgctgctgctactactgctttGCAATTTACATACCCATTATTTACTGCAAATGCCTGTTCTACTGCTGGGAATTCTAATCTTTCACAAACACAG AGTTCTAGTAACTCATGTTCTATACTTGAAGCTGCCAAACATCAAGATATTGGGTTACCCAGAGCATTTTCTTTCTGTTACCAGCAAGAAATTGAATCTACTAAACAGACTTTAGGCAGTAGAAACAAGCCTTTACCTGAGCAGGTTTGGATTAAAGTAGGAG AAGCGTTATGTAAACAagcaataaataaaagaaatcgCAGTCGAATGCGTCAGTTGGACACAAATGTAGAAAGAAGAGCTCTTGGTGAAATTCAAAATGTAGGAGAAAGCCAAAGCACCACAACTTCACAGGGTGCTTGGCAATCTACAGAATCCACGCAATCAAGCCTAGGCGACCAGACACAAAGTGGGCAGCAGGGTGGACGCTCTCAGCGCAGGGAGAGGCACAATCGAATGGAAAGAGATAGAAG GCGCAGAATTCGGATTTGTTGTGATGAATTGAATCTTCTAGTTCCATTCTGCAATGCTGAGACTGATAAGGCAACAACTTTGCAGTGGACAACAGCATTCCTAAAATATATTCAGGAAAGACATGGAGATTCTCTGAAGAAG
- the TCFL5 gene encoding transcription factor-like 5 protein isoform X4, giving the protein MSGPAPREPHTSTPQAAAAAASASAAAVGGAAASDPAPAAEGPSNDTSFGEQGLSFTTTDLNLVEMTEIEYTQLQHILYSHMEAQANEGELETRLNSAFFSASNPSSQAQYQSSSSASQPSYSSSSTGSQSVYPVICQSGLASDGSFVGSNQCLGHIDFQELRMMLLSESNLPVTVANQVEKTPNSSSVEVTGHSVVRVKHGENVGGPNKENIAVENLAPVPETRSKSAVRVRLEDRFNSIQTEIPRCQEPQESGVTLNNLVTLIRHPSELMNVPLHQQQNKCTTLVKNKTAAATTALQFTYPLFTANACSTAGNSNLSQTQSSSNSCSILEAAKHQDIGLPRAFSFCYQQEIESTKQTLGSRNKPLPEQVWIKVGEEALCKQAINKRNRSRMRQLDTNVERRALGEIQNVGESQSTTTSQGAWQSTESTQSSLGDQTQSGQQGGRSQRRERHNRMERDRRRRIRICCDELNLLVPFCNAETDKATTLQWTTAFLKYIQERHGDSLKKICMDMVTDSVLSEDHTS; this is encoded by the exons ATGTCCGGTCCGGCCCCCCGAGAGCCCCACACGTCCACCCCCCAGGCTGCGGCTGCTGCTGCTTCGGCCTCGGCTGCTGCAGTCGGCGGCGCCGCTGCTTCCGACCCCGCCCCCGCGGCCGAGGGCCCTTCCAATGACACTTCGTTCGGGGAGCAGGGCCTGAGCTTCACCACCACCGACCTCAACCTGGTGGAGATGACGGAGATCGAGTACACCCAGCTGCAGCACATCCTCTATTCGCACATGGAGGCCCAGGCCAATGAGGGGGAGCTGGAAACCCGGCTGAATTCCGCCTTCTTCTCTGCAAGCAACCCCTCGAGCCAGGCTCAGTACCAGTCCTCCAGCAGCGCCAGCCAGCCCAGCTACTCCTCCAGCAGCACGGGGAGCCAGTCCGTGTATCCAGTCATCTGCCAGTCAGGCCTGGCTTCTGACGGCAGCTTTGTGGGCTCAAACCAGTGTCTGGGACACATTGATTTCCAAGAGCTGAGAATGATGCTGCTCAGTGAATCCAATTTACCTGTGACAGTTGCCAACCAGGTAGAGAAAACACCCAACAGTAGCTCTGTAGAGGTCACTGGCCACAGTGTGGTAAGAGTTAAACATGGAGAAAATGTTGGTGGaccaaataaagaaaatatagctGTTGAAAATCTGGCTCCCGTGCCAGAAACCAGATCTAAATCTGCAGTCCGAGTTCGGCTGGAAGACAGATTCAACAGTATCCAGACAGAAATTCCCAGGTGCCAAGAGCCTCAGGAATCTGGAGTTACTCTTAACAA TTTGGTAACCCTTATTCGACATCCATCTGAACTAATGAATGTTCCTCTTCATCAGCAGCAAAACAAATGTACCACATTAGTGAAAAATaaaactgctgctgctactactgctttGCAATTTACATACCCATTATTTACTGCAAATGCCTGTTCTACTGCTGGGAATTCTAATCTTTCACAAACACAG AGTTCTAGTAACTCATGTTCTATACTTGAAGCTGCCAAACATCAAGATATTGGGTTACCCAGAGCATTTTCTTTCTGTTACCAGCAAGAAATTGAATCTACTAAACAGACTTTAGGCAGTAGAAACAAGCCTTTACCTGAGCAGGTTTGGATTAAAGTAGGAG AAGAAGCGTTATGTAAACAagcaataaataaaagaaatcgCAGTCGAATGCGTCAGTTGGACACAAATGTAGAAAGAAGAGCTCTTGGTGAAATTCAAAATGTAGGAGAAAGCCAAAGCACCACAACTTCACAGGGTGCTTGGCAATCTACAGAATCCACGCAATCAAGCCTAGGCGACCAGACACAAAGTGGGCAGCAGGGTGGACGCTCTCAGCGCAGGGAGAGGCACAATCGAATGGAAAGAGATAGAAG GCGCAGAATTCGGATTTGTTGTGATGAATTGAATCTTCTAGTTCCATTCTGCAATGCTGAGACTGATAAGGCAACAACTTTGCAGTGGACAACAGCATTCCTAAAATATATTCAGGAAAGACATGGAGATTCTCTGAAGAAG atatgtatggaCATGGTGACAGACTCTGTGTTGTCTGAGGACCATACCAGCTAA
- the TCFL5 gene encoding transcription factor-like 5 protein isoform X1: MSGPAPREPHTSTPQAAAAAASASAAAVGGAAASDPAPAAEGPSNDTSFGEQGLSFTTTDLNLVEMTEIEYTQLQHILYSHMEAQANEGELETRLNSAFFSASNPSSQAQYQSSSSASQPSYSSSSTGSQSVYPVICQSGLASDGSFVGSNQCLGHIDFQELRMMLLSESNLPVTVANQVEKTPNSSSVEVTGHSVVRVKHGENVGGPNKENIAVENLAPVPETRSKSAVRVRLEDRFNSIQTEIPRCQEPQESGVTLNNLVTLIRHPSELMNVPLHQQQNKCTTLVKNKTAAATTALQFTYPLFTANACSTAGNSNLSQTQSSSNSCSILEAAKHQDIGLPRAFSFCYQQEIESTKQTLGSRNKPLPEQVWIKVGEEALCKQAINKRNRSRMRQLDTNVERRALGEIQNVGESQSTTTSQGAWQSTESTQSSLGDQTQSGQQGGRSQRRERHNRMERDRRRRIRICCDELNLLVPFCNAETDKATTLQWTTAFLKYIQERHGDSLKKEFESVFCGKTGRRLKLTRPDSLVTCPVQENLQNSPAMEIK, translated from the exons ATGTCCGGTCCGGCCCCCCGAGAGCCCCACACGTCCACCCCCCAGGCTGCGGCTGCTGCTGCTTCGGCCTCGGCTGCTGCAGTCGGCGGCGCCGCTGCTTCCGACCCCGCCCCCGCGGCCGAGGGCCCTTCCAATGACACTTCGTTCGGGGAGCAGGGCCTGAGCTTCACCACCACCGACCTCAACCTGGTGGAGATGACGGAGATCGAGTACACCCAGCTGCAGCACATCCTCTATTCGCACATGGAGGCCCAGGCCAATGAGGGGGAGCTGGAAACCCGGCTGAATTCCGCCTTCTTCTCTGCAAGCAACCCCTCGAGCCAGGCTCAGTACCAGTCCTCCAGCAGCGCCAGCCAGCCCAGCTACTCCTCCAGCAGCACGGGGAGCCAGTCCGTGTATCCAGTCATCTGCCAGTCAGGCCTGGCTTCTGACGGCAGCTTTGTGGGCTCAAACCAGTGTCTGGGACACATTGATTTCCAAGAGCTGAGAATGATGCTGCTCAGTGAATCCAATTTACCTGTGACAGTTGCCAACCAGGTAGAGAAAACACCCAACAGTAGCTCTGTAGAGGTCACTGGCCACAGTGTGGTAAGAGTTAAACATGGAGAAAATGTTGGTGGaccaaataaagaaaatatagctGTTGAAAATCTGGCTCCCGTGCCAGAAACCAGATCTAAATCTGCAGTCCGAGTTCGGCTGGAAGACAGATTCAACAGTATCCAGACAGAAATTCCCAGGTGCCAAGAGCCTCAGGAATCTGGAGTTACTCTTAACAA TTTGGTAACCCTTATTCGACATCCATCTGAACTAATGAATGTTCCTCTTCATCAGCAGCAAAACAAATGTACCACATTAGTGAAAAATaaaactgctgctgctactactgctttGCAATTTACATACCCATTATTTACTGCAAATGCCTGTTCTACTGCTGGGAATTCTAATCTTTCACAAACACAG AGTTCTAGTAACTCATGTTCTATACTTGAAGCTGCCAAACATCAAGATATTGGGTTACCCAGAGCATTTTCTTTCTGTTACCAGCAAGAAATTGAATCTACTAAACAGACTTTAGGCAGTAGAAACAAGCCTTTACCTGAGCAGGTTTGGATTAAAGTAGGAG AAGAAGCGTTATGTAAACAagcaataaataaaagaaatcgCAGTCGAATGCGTCAGTTGGACACAAATGTAGAAAGAAGAGCTCTTGGTGAAATTCAAAATGTAGGAGAAAGCCAAAGCACCACAACTTCACAGGGTGCTTGGCAATCTACAGAATCCACGCAATCAAGCCTAGGCGACCAGACACAAAGTGGGCAGCAGGGTGGACGCTCTCAGCGCAGGGAGAGGCACAATCGAATGGAAAGAGATAGAAG GCGCAGAATTCGGATTTGTTGTGATGAATTGAATCTTCTAGTTCCATTCTGCAATGCTGAGACTGATAAGGCAACAACTTTGCAGTGGACAACAGCATTCCTAAAATATATTCAGGAAAGACATGGAGATTCTCTGAAGAAG
- the TCFL5 gene encoding transcription factor-like 5 protein isoform X5 translates to MSGPAPREPHTSTPQAAAAAASASAAAVGGAAASDPAPAAEGPSNDTSFGEQGLSFTTTDLNLVEMTEIEYTQLQHILYSHMEAQANEGELETRLNSAFFSASNPSSQAQYQSSSSASQPSYSSSSTGSQSVYPVICQSGLASDGSFVGSNQCLGHIDFQELRMMLLSESNLPVTVANQVEKTPNSSSVEVTGHSVVRVKHGENVGGPNKENIAVENLAPVPETRSKSAVRVRLEDRFNSIQTEIPRCQEPQESGVTLNNLVTLIRHPSELMNVPLHQQQNKCTTLVKNKTAAATTALQFTYPLFTANACSTAGNSNLSQTQQEIESTKQTLGSRNKPLPEQVWIKVGEEALCKQAINKRNRSRMRQLDTNVERRALGEIQNVGESQSTTTSQGAWQSTESTQSSLGDQTQSGQQGGRSQRRERHNRMERDRRRRIRICCDELNLLVPFCNAETDKATTLQWTTAFLKYIQERHGDSLKKEFESVFCGKTGRRLKLTRPDSLVTCPVQENLQNSPAMEIK, encoded by the exons ATGTCCGGTCCGGCCCCCCGAGAGCCCCACACGTCCACCCCCCAGGCTGCGGCTGCTGCTGCTTCGGCCTCGGCTGCTGCAGTCGGCGGCGCCGCTGCTTCCGACCCCGCCCCCGCGGCCGAGGGCCCTTCCAATGACACTTCGTTCGGGGAGCAGGGCCTGAGCTTCACCACCACCGACCTCAACCTGGTGGAGATGACGGAGATCGAGTACACCCAGCTGCAGCACATCCTCTATTCGCACATGGAGGCCCAGGCCAATGAGGGGGAGCTGGAAACCCGGCTGAATTCCGCCTTCTTCTCTGCAAGCAACCCCTCGAGCCAGGCTCAGTACCAGTCCTCCAGCAGCGCCAGCCAGCCCAGCTACTCCTCCAGCAGCACGGGGAGCCAGTCCGTGTATCCAGTCATCTGCCAGTCAGGCCTGGCTTCTGACGGCAGCTTTGTGGGCTCAAACCAGTGTCTGGGACACATTGATTTCCAAGAGCTGAGAATGATGCTGCTCAGTGAATCCAATTTACCTGTGACAGTTGCCAACCAGGTAGAGAAAACACCCAACAGTAGCTCTGTAGAGGTCACTGGCCACAGTGTGGTAAGAGTTAAACATGGAGAAAATGTTGGTGGaccaaataaagaaaatatagctGTTGAAAATCTGGCTCCCGTGCCAGAAACCAGATCTAAATCTGCAGTCCGAGTTCGGCTGGAAGACAGATTCAACAGTATCCAGACAGAAATTCCCAGGTGCCAAGAGCCTCAGGAATCTGGAGTTACTCTTAACAA TTTGGTAACCCTTATTCGACATCCATCTGAACTAATGAATGTTCCTCTTCATCAGCAGCAAAACAAATGTACCACATTAGTGAAAAATaaaactgctgctgctactactgctttGCAATTTACATACCCATTATTTACTGCAAATGCCTGTTCTACTGCTGGGAATTCTAATCTTTCACAAACACAG CAAGAAATTGAATCTACTAAACAGACTTTAGGCAGTAGAAACAAGCCTTTACCTGAGCAGGTTTGGATTAAAGTAGGAG AAGAAGCGTTATGTAAACAagcaataaataaaagaaatcgCAGTCGAATGCGTCAGTTGGACACAAATGTAGAAAGAAGAGCTCTTGGTGAAATTCAAAATGTAGGAGAAAGCCAAAGCACCACAACTTCACAGGGTGCTTGGCAATCTACAGAATCCACGCAATCAAGCCTAGGCGACCAGACACAAAGTGGGCAGCAGGGTGGACGCTCTCAGCGCAGGGAGAGGCACAATCGAATGGAAAGAGATAGAAG GCGCAGAATTCGGATTTGTTGTGATGAATTGAATCTTCTAGTTCCATTCTGCAATGCTGAGACTGATAAGGCAACAACTTTGCAGTGGACAACAGCATTCCTAAAATATATTCAGGAAAGACATGGAGATTCTCTGAAGAAG